A stretch of Zootoca vivipara chromosome 13, rZooViv1.1, whole genome shotgun sequence DNA encodes these proteins:
- the LOC118077919 gene encoding olfactory receptor 5AP2-like yields MKQEEGNQTAPVGFILLDFNSDDVQILLFILFLPIYLATMAGNILIIILVILDHHLHTPMYSFLGNLSCLETCYSSTIMPRMLVSFLTGDRTISINGCFVQLYFFGFLVATECYFLAVMSYDRYLAICKPLHYAILMNGRICFLLIAGSWISGSLPINVMIFLVSHLSFCGPNKINHFFCDFTPMIRLSCNDTKVAEMTAFIFSSIGTLPPLLVTVASYVCIIKSILRIPSTTGKQKTFSTCSSHLTVVACFYGSLMIVYVLPNMSYLSELKKVFSLFYTLLTPLVNPLVYSLRNKEVKDALFKMIHRIH; encoded by the coding sequence ATGAAACAAGAAGAAGGAAATCAGACAGCTCCTGTGGGATTTATTCTCCTGGACTTCAATAGTGATGATGTACAGATACTACTTTTCATACTGTTTCTACCAATCTACCTTGCAACCATGGCTGGAAACATCCTCATTATTATTCTAGTGATTCTTGATCATCATCTTCACACACCCATGTATTCATTCCTGGGAAACTTGTCATGCCTGGAGACTTGTTATAGCTCAACCATCATGCCAAGGATGCTGGTCAGTTTTCTGACTGGGGACAGAACCATTTCTATTAATGGATGCTTTGTACAGCTATATTTCTTTGGGTTTCTTGTTGCTACAGAATGCTACTTCCTAGCAGTGATGTCTTATGATCGCTATTTAGCAATATGTAAGCCATTGCATTATGCAATACTCATGAATGGAAGAATTTGCTTTCTGCTAATTGCTGGATCATGGATCAGTGGGTCACTACCTATCAATGTCATGATATTCTTGGTATCTCACCTGAGTTTCTGTGGACCTAACAAAATAAACCATTTCTTCTGTGATTTCACCCCAATGATAAGACTTTCCTGCAATGACACCAAAGTGGCTGAAATGACAGCCTTCATTTTCTCCTCCATAGGCACTCTGCCCCCTCTTTTAGTAACCGTGGCATCTTATGTTTGTATTatcaaaagcattttaaggatcccatccaccactgggaaacaaaaaacattttctacATGTTCCTCTCACTTGACCGTGGTTGCTTGCTTCTATGGCTCCCTGATGATAGTCTATGTATTACCAAACATGAGTTATCTGAGTGAGTTGAAGAAAGTATTCTCTCTATTCTATACTCTGCTCACCCCTCTAGTCAACCCCCTTGTGTACAGTCTGAGGAACAAAGAAGTAaaagatgctttatttaagatgATTCATAGAATTCATTAA
- the LOC132592895 gene encoding olfactory receptor 5AP2-like, giving the protein MKQEEGNQTALVGFILLDFNSDDVQILLFILFLPIYLATMAGNILIIILVILDHHLHTPMYFFLGNLSCLETCYSSTVMPRMLVSFLTGDRTISINGCFAQLYFFGLLATTECYFLAVMSYDRYLAICKPLHYAILMNGRICFLLIAGSWISGSLPINVMIFLVSHLSFCGPNKINHFFCDFTPMIRLSCNDTKVAENTAFIFSSIGTLPPLLVTVASYVCIIKSILRIPSTTGKQKAFSTCSSHLTVVACFYGSLMIVYVLPNMSYLSELKKVFSLFYTLLTPLVNPLVYSLRNKEVKDALFKMIHRIH; this is encoded by the coding sequence ATGAAACAAGAAGAAGGAAATCAGACAGCCCTTGTGGGATTTATTCTCCTGGACTTCAATAGTGATGATGTACAGATACTACTTTTCATACTGTTTCTACCAATCTACCTTGCAACCATGGCTGGAAACATCCTCATTATTATTCTAGTGATTCTTGATCATCATCTTCACACACCCATGTATTTTTTCCTGGGAAACCTGTCATGCCTGGAGACTTGTTACAGCTCAACTGTCATGCCAAGGATGCTGGTCAGTTTTCTGACTGGGGACAGAACCATTTCTATTAATGGATGTTTTGCACAGCTATATTTCTTTGGGCTTCTTGCAACTACAGAATGCTACTTCCTAGCAGTGATGTCTTATGATCGCTATTTAGCAATATGTAAGCCATTGCATTATGCAATACTCATGAATGGAAGAATTTGCTTTCTGCTAATTGCTGGATCATGGATCAGTGGGTCACTACCTATCAATGTCATGATATTCTTGGTATCTCACCTGAGTTTCTGTGGACCTAACAAAATAAACCATTTCTTCTGTGATTTCACCCCGATGATAAGACTTTCCTGCAATGACACGAAAGTGGCTGAAAATACAGCCTTCATTTTCTCCTCCATAGGCACTCTGCCCCCTCTTTTAGTGACCGTGGCATCTTATGTTTGTATTatcaaaagcattttaaggatCCCATCCACCACTGGGAAACAAAAAGCATTTTCTACATGTTCCTCTCACTTGACCGTGGTTGCTTGCTTCTATGGCTCCCTGATGATAGTCTATGTATTACCAAACATGAGTTATCTGAGTGAGTTGAAGAAAGTATTCTCTCTATTCTATACTCTGCTCACCCCTCTAGTCAACCCCCTTGTGTACAGTCTGAGGAACAAAGAAGTAaaagatgctttatttaagatgATTCATAGAATTCATTAA
- the LOC132592896 gene encoding olfactory receptor 2AP1-like: MAEQHLHTPMYFFLSNLSFWEICYTSNILPRMLNSFLTGDKTISFVGCILQMHLFSTLAATECYLLAVMSYDRYLAICRPLHYVMLMDNRTCILLVSVSWLIGSLLITILTSLLTQLTFCSHYQIDHFFCDFTPVVRLSCSDTWVIETAAFITSSIGILPTFLITVTSYIFIISTILKIPSMTGRQKAFSTCSSHLTVVYVFYGSLMFVYILPTTGKFKELNKVFSFLYTILTPMANPFIYSLRNKDVKDTLRKALCQFGCCFYCIH; the protein is encoded by the coding sequence ATGGCTGAGCAGCACCTGCACACTCCCATGTATTTCTTTCTGTCAAATTTGTCCTTCTGGGAGATATGCTACACCTCAAATATCTTACCCAGAATGCTAAACAGTTTTCTTACAGGGGACAAAACCATTTCTTTTGTGGGCTGCATCTTACAGATGCATTTATTTTCCACCCTGGCAGCTACTGAATGTTACCTCCTGGCAGTGATGTCATATGATCGCTACCTAGCCATATGTAGACCATTGCATTATGTCATGCTTATGGACAACAGAACATGCATCCTGCTGGTTTCGGTATCCTGGTTAATTGGATCGCTGCTTATAACCATCTTAACATCTTTGTTGACCCAGCTCACTTTCTGCAGCCATTATCAAATTGACCATTTCTTTTGTGATTTTACACCTGTAGTAAGACTGTCTTGCAGTGACACCTGGGTTATTGAAACTGCAGCTTTCATAACGTCATCCATTGGAATTCTACCCACATTTCTCATAACTGTAACATCTTACATTTTTATCATCAGCACAATCCTGAAAATCCCATCTATGACTGGGAGGCaaaaggccttttccacctgctcTTCTCATCTCACTGTAGTTTATGTTTTCTATGGATCTTTAATGTTTGTCTACATCTTACCAACAACTGGTAAATTCAAAGAACTAAATAAGGTTTTCTCCTTCTTGTACACAATCCTAACTCCAATGGCCAATCCCTTCATATACAGCCTAAGGAACAAAGATGTAAAGGATACCCTTAGAAAAGCATTGTGCcaatttggttgttgtttttattgtattcatTGA
- the LOC132592897 gene encoding olfactory receptor 5AP2-like, whose product MKREEGNQTAPVGFILLDFNSDDVQILLFILFLPIYLATMAGNILIIILVILDQHLHTPMYFFLGNLSCLETCYSSTIMPRMLVSFLTGDRTISINGCFAQLYFFGYLVTTECYFLAVMSYDRYLAICKPLHYVMLMNGRICIMLIAGSWISGSLFISLIIFFVSQLQFCGPNKINHFFCDFIPMIRLSCNDTKVAETTAFILSSIDTLSPLLITVASYVCIIKSILRIPSTTGKQKAFSTCSSHLTVVACFYGSLMIVYVLPNMSYLSELKKVFSLFYTLLTPLVNPLVYSLRNKEVKDALFKMIHRIH is encoded by the coding sequence ATGAAACGAGAAGAAGGAAATCAGACAGCCCCTGTGGGATTTATTCTCCTGGACTTCAATAGTGATGATGTACAGATACTACTTTTCATACTGTTTCTACCAATCTACCTTGCAACCATGGCTGGAAACATCCTCATTATTATTCTAGTGATTCTTGATCAGCATCTTCACACACCCATGTATTTTTTCCTGGGAAACCTGTCATGCCTGGAGACTTGTTACAGCTCAACCATCATGCCAAGGATGCTGGTCAGTTTTCTGACTGGGGACAGAACCATTTCAATTAACGGATGCTTTGCCCAGCTGTATTTCTTTGGTTATCTCGTAACTACAGAATGTTATTTTCTAGCAGTGATGTCTTATGATCGTTACTTAGCCATTTGCAAACCGTTGCATTATGTAATGCTCATGAATGGAAGAATTTGTATCATGCTTATTGCTGGATCATGGATCAGTGGATCACTGTTTATCAGTCTCATAATATTTTTTGTGTCTCAACTGCAATTCTGTGGACCCAACAAAATAAACCATTTCTTCTGTGATTTCATCCCAATGATAAGACTTTCCTGCAATGACACCAAAGTGGCTGAAACGACAGCCTTCATTTTATCCTCCATAGACACTCTGTCCCCTCTTTTAATAACCGTGGCATCTTATGTTTGTATTatcaaaagcattttaaggatCCCATCCACCACTGGGAAACAAAAAGCATTTTCTACATGTTCCTCTCACTTGACCGTGGTTGCTTGCTTCTATGGCTCCCTGATGATAGTCTATGTATTACCAAACATGAGTTATCTGAGTGAGTTGAAGAAAGTATTCTCTCTATTCTATACTCTGCTCACCCCTCTGGTCAACCCCCTTGTCTACAGTCTGAGGAACAAAGAAGTAaaagatgctttatttaagatgATTCATAGAATTCATTAA
- the LOC132592898 gene encoding olfactory receptor 2AP1-like: MHHLKNPEWQNVTGITEFLLLGFRNVENVNILLFWLFLVIYIVTLSGNLLIVALVMAEQHLQTPMYFFLSNLSFLEICYTSNILPRMLNSFLTGDKTISFVGCILQMHLFSTLAATECYLLAVMSYDRYLAICRPLHYVMLMDNRTCILLVSVSWLIGSLLITILTSLLTQLTFCSHYQIDHFFCDFTPVVRLSCSDTWVIETAAFITSCIGILPTFLITVTSYIFIISTILKIPSMTGRQKAFSTCSSHLTVVSVFYGSLMFVYILPTTGKFKELNKVFSFLYTILTPMANPFIYSLRNKDVKDTLRKALCQFGCCSYCIH; this comes from the coding sequence ATGCATCATTTGAAAAACCCAGAATGGCAAAACGTAACAGGTATCACCGAATTCCTTCTCCTTGGATTTAGGAACGTTGAGAACGTGAATATACTCCTCTTTTGGTTATTCCTAGTCATCTATATTGTGACTCTGTCTGGTAATCTCCTCATTGTTGCACTTGTTATGGCTGAGCAGCACCTGCAAACTCCCATGTATTTCTTTCTGTCAAATTTGTCCTTCTTGGAGATATGCTACACCTCAAATATCTTACCCAGAATGCTAAACAGTTTTCTTACAGGGGACAAAACCATTTCTTTTGTGGGCTGCATCTTACAGATGCATTTATTTTCCACCCTGGCAGCTACTGAATGTTACCTCCTGGCAGTGATGTCATATGATCGCTACCTAGCCATATGTAGACCATTGCATTATGTCATGCTTATGGACAACAGAACATGCATCCTGCTGGTTTCGGTATCCTGGTTAATTGGATCGCTGCTTATAACCATCTTAACATCTTTGTTGACCCAGCTCACTTTCTGCAGCCATTATCAAATTGACCATTTCTTTTGTGATTTTACACCTGTAGTAAGACTGTCTTGCAGTGACACCTGGGTTATTGAAACTGCAGCTTTCATAACATCATGCATTGGAATTCTACCCACATTCCTCATAACTGTAACATCTTACATTTTTATCATCAGCACAATCCTGAAAATCCCATCTATGACTGGGAGGCaaaaggccttttccacctgttcTTCTCATCTCACTGTAGTTTCTGTTTTCTATGGATCTTTAATGTTTGTCTACATCTTACCAACAACTGGTAAATTCAAAGAACTAAATAAGGTTTTCTCCTTCTTGTACACAATCCTAACTCCAATGGCCAATCCCTTCATATACAGCCTAAGGAACAAAGATGTAAAGGATACCCTTAGAAAAGCATTGTGCCAATTTGGTTGTTGTTCTTATTGTATTCATTGA
- the LOC118077948 gene encoding olfactory receptor 11A1-like: protein MSMFFSILSDFFQMSMKSNEEDGNQTEPTTFILLDFNNEDLQVLFSVLFLPIYLVTMAGNILIILLVVNNQHLHTPMYFFLGNLSCLETCYSSAIMPRMLVSFLTGDRTISVHGCFAQLFFFGCLAGTECYFLAVMSYDRYLAICKPLHYVMLMNGRICIMLIVGSWVSGSLGISVLIYLVSQLRFCGPNHINHFFCDFSPMVRLSCNETDVVEKTAFIVSSLATLPPLLITVSSYVCIIKSILRIPSTIGKQKAFSTCSSHLTVVACFYGSLMIVYVLPNNISLIDLKKLLSLLYTMLTPLVNPLVYSLRNKEVKDAAKKTFKLLLRAH from the coding sequence ATGTCAATGTTTTTCTCAATATTGTCTGATTTTTTTCAGATGTCAATGAAGAGCAATGAGGAAGATGGAAATCAAACAGAGCCCACAACATTCATCCTCTTGGACTTTAATAATGAAGACCTGCAGGTTTTATTTTCTGTGCTGTTTCTACCTATCTACCTTGTGACCATGGCTGGAAACATCCTCATTATTCTATTAGTGGTGAATAATCAGCACCTCCACACACCTATGTATTTCTTCCTGGGAAATCTCTCCTGCTTGGAGACTTGCTACAGCTCAGCCATCATGCCGAGGATGCTGGTCAGTTTTCTGACTGGAGACAGAACCATTTCTGTTCATGGATGCTTTGCACAGCTGTTTTTCTTTGGGTGTCTTGCAGGAACAGAATGTTACTTCCTAGCAGTGATGTCATATGATCGCTATTTAGCAATTTGCAAGCCACTGCATTATGTAATGCTCATGAATGGAAGAATTTGCATCATGCTTATTGTTGGATCATGGGTCAGTGGATCATTGGGTATTAGTGTCCTAATATATTTGGTATCTCAGCTAAGATTCTGTGGGCCCAACCATATCAATCATTTTTTCTGTGATTTCTCCCCCATGGTAAGACTTTCGTGCAATGAGACTGATGTGGTTGAAAAGACAGCGTTCATTGTCTCCTCTTTAGCTACACTACCTCCCCTTCTAATAACTGTGTCATCTTATGTGTGTATTatcaaaagcattttaagaatCCCATCCACCATTGGTAAACAAAAGGCATTCTCTACATGCTCTTCTCACCTGACTGTGGTTGCTTGCTTCTATGGCTCCCTGATGATAGTCTATGTCTTACCAAACAACATTTCCTTGATTGATCTGAAGAAACTATTATCTTTGTTATACACTATGCTCACCCCTCTGGTCAACCCCCTTGTGTACAGTCTGAGGAACAAAGAAGTAAAAGATGCGGCAAAGAAAACTTTCAAGCTGCTTCTGAGAGCTCACTAA
- the LOC118077949 gene encoding olfactory receptor 2AP1-like produces the protein MQLKNNDRDGNQTEPIMFILLDFNNEDLRVLFSILFLPVYLVTMAGNILIVILVILDQHLHTPMYFFLGNLSCLETCYSSTIMPRMLVRFLSGDRSISVHGCFAQLYFFGFLAATECYFLAVMSYDRYLAICRPLHYVMLMNGRICIMLIAGSWISGSLGISIIIFLVSQLRFCGPNKINHFFCDLTPVIRLSCDKTDLVEMTAFIISSIGTLPPLLITISSYVGIIKSIIRIPSTTGKQKAFSTCSSHLTVVACFYGSLMIVYVLPNMNSLSDLKKLFSLFYTLLTPLVNPIIYSLRNKEVKDAAKKTFQLLQRAH, from the coding sequence ATGCAACTGAAAAACAATGATAGAGATGGAAATCAAACAGAGCCCATAATGTTTATTCTCTTGGACTTTAATAATGAAGATCTGCGGGTTTTATTTTCCATACTGTTTCTGCCTGTTTACCTTGTGACCATGGCTGGGAACATCCTCATTGTTATTCTAGTGATTCTCGATCAGCATCTTCACacacccatgtatttcttcctgggAAACCtgtcctgcctggaaacctgctACAGCTCAACCATCATGCCGAGGATGCTGGTCCGTTTTCTGTCTGGGGACAGATCCATTTCTGTTCATGGATGCTTTGCTCAGCTGTATTTCTTCGGGTTTCTTGCTGCTACAGAATGTTACTTTCTAGCAGTGATGTCTTATGATCGCTACTTAGCAATTTGCAGGCCACTGCATTACGTGATGCTCATGAATGGAAGAATTTGCATCATGCTCATTGCTGGGTCTTGGATCAGTGGCTCATTGGGTATCAGCATCATAATATTTTTGGTATCTCAGCTGAGATTCTGTGGGCCCAACAAAATCAATCATTTTTTCTGTGATTTAACCCCTGTGATTAGACTCTCCTGCGACAAGACTGATTTAGTTGAAATGACAGCTTTCATCATCTCCTCTATAGGCACTCTGCCTCCTCTTCTAATAACCATATCATCTTATGTTGGCATCATCAAAAGCATTATAAGAATCCCATCTACCACTGGTAAACAAAAGGCATTCTCTACATGCTCTTCTCACTTGACTGTGGTTGCTTGCTTCTATGGCTCACTGATGATAGTCTATGTCTTACCAAACATGAATTCATTGAGTGACTTGAAGAAACTCTTTTCTCTGTTCTATACTCTGCTCACCCCACTGGTCAACCCCATTATATACAGTTTGAGGAACAAGGAGGTAAAGGATGCAGCAAAGAAAACTTTCCAGCTGCTTCAGAGAGCTCACTAA
- the LOC118077938 gene encoding olfactory receptor 6B1-like yields MQVKRNDRDGNQTEPIIFILLDFNNEDLWVLFSILFLPVYLVTMAGNILIVTLVILDQHLHTPMYFFLGSLSCLETCYSSTIMPRMLVSFLTGDRTISIKGCFTQLYFFGSLAAAECYLLAVMSYDRYLAICRPLHYMMLMNGRICIMLIAGSWISGFLGMNIVLYFVSQLRFCGPNKINTFFCDLSPMVRLSCNDTDLVEKTAFIVSFIAILPPLLITVSSYVCIIKRIIRIPSTTGKQKAFSTCSSHLIVVACFYGSLMIVYVLPNISSLSDIKKVFSLFYTLLTPLVNPIIYSLRNKEVKDAVKKTFKLLQRTD; encoded by the coding sequence ATGCAAGTAAAAAGGAATGATAGAGATGGAAATCAAACAGAGCCCATAATATTTATCCTCTTGGACTTCAATAATGAAGATCTGTGGGTTTTATTTTCCATCCTGTTTCTGCCTGTTTACCTTGTGACCATGGCTGGGAACATCCTCATTGTTACTCTAGTGATTCTTGATCAGCATCTTCACACACCCATGTATTTCTTTCTGGGAAGCCTGTCCTGCCTAGAGACTTGCTACAGCTCAACCATCATGCCGAGGATGCTGGTCAGTTTTCTGACTGGAGACAGAACTATTTCTATTAAAGGGTGCTTTACACAGCTGTATTTCTTTGGGTCTCTTGCAGCTGCAGAATGTTACTTACTAGCAGTGATGTCATATGATCGTTACTTAGCAATTTGCAGGCCACTGCATTACATGATGCTCATGAATGGAAGAATTTGCATCATGCTCATTGCTGGGTCTTGGATCAGTGGCTTTTTGGGTATGAACATCGTACTATATTTCGTATCTCAGCTGAGATTCTGTGGGCCCAACAAAATCAACACTTTTTTCTGTGATTTATCCCCCATGGTAAGACTTTCCTGCAATGACACTGATTTGGTTGAAAAGACTGCCTTCATTGTCTCCTTTATAGCCATACTACCCCCTCTTCTAATAACAGTGTCATCTTATGTTTGTATTATCAAAAGAATTATAAGAATCCCGTCAACCACTGGTAAACAAAAGGCATTCTCTACATGCTCTTCTCACCTGATTGTGGTTGCTTGCTTCTATGGTTCACTGATGATAGTCTATGTCTTACCAAACATCAGTTCACTGAGTGacattaaaaaagttttttctCTGTTCTATACTCTGCTCACCCCACTGGTCAACCCCATTATATACAGTTTGAGGAACAAGGAGGTAAAGGATGCAGTAAAGAAAACTTTCAAGCTGCTTCAGAGAACTGATTAG